One genomic window of Caenorhabditis elegans chromosome I includes the following:
- the W04A8.3 gene encoding F-box domain-containing protein (Confirmed by transcript evidence), producing the protein MSPPFPICKLPSLPLKEALDGIPTYDLFTLCFTSQKTKQLIKRIIRNFEDRENECKATRVKVNIDVQPDYIEVFDDFSEKRVLYRGNYMKQALGTVKCSMHIHTFELEALFINSHRKDIEVELRQLLNFLKTEALHLPRLKFKHEHISSKLLKRILKFDVYYLDIRVIKPKTMKCANWKVLSKYISVNLEGINISSKQANKFLKKLKEKGRLMSFSATNMKSSLVPSAVVKGTRSMENMEISDSAEVERRSVFNCFRPSFVKPEYKFMMRITDYWNEDIVIWKHGFKFTFTDRNLPFFPNLPVSSCCCINVN; encoded by the exons atgtctCCACCATTTCCAATATGCAAACTTCCATCATTACCACTCAAAGAGGCACTTGATGGTATACCGACCTATGATTT GTTCACTCTTTGTTTCACGTctcaaaaaacgaaacaacTTATTAAAAGAAtcatcagaaattttgaagatcgCGAAAACGAATGCAAAGCAACTAGAGTAAAAGTAAACATTGATGTACAACCTGATTACATTGAAGTATTCGATGATTTCTCCGAAAAACGAGTGCTCTACAGAGGAAATTACATGAAACAAGCTCTGGGAACTGTCAAATGTTCAATGCATATTCATACCTTTGAACTCGAAGCGCTCTTCATTAATAGTCATCGAAAGGATATTGAAGTTGAACTCCGTCAGctattaaattttctgaaaacggaGGCTCTACACTTACCTAGATTAAAATTCAAGCATGAACACATATCCAGCAAACTTTTAAAACGTATCCTAAAATTCGATGTGTATTATTTGGATATTCGTGTCATCAAGCCAAAGACCATGAAATGTGCCAACTGGAAGGTCCTCAGCAAGTACATTTCTGTCAATTTAGAAGGTATCAATATTTCCAGTAAGCAAGCCaacaagtttctgaaaaagctgaaGGAAAAAGGAAGACTAATGTCATTTTCGGCAACCAACATGAAGAGCAGTCTTGTACCATCTGCAGTTGTGAAGGGTACGAGGTCaatggaaaatatggaaatttcgGATTCAGCAGAAGTGGAACGTCGCTCTGTGTTCAATTGCTTTAGGCCTTCATTTGTAAAGCCAGAGTACAAGTTCATGATGAGGATCACTGATTATTGGAACGAGGACATTGTAATTTGGAAACATGGCTTTAAATTTACATTTACAGATCGTaatcttcctttttttcctaatCTTCCTGTGTCTTCCTGTTGCTGTATCAatgtcaattaa